The genomic region AAAGACTGTTACATGATGCGTTTGaccattatacatttattttaatcagtttaggtttcatacactgaaaaatactgggttccacataattcctatatgttgtcccaacacacatTAAGTTAACATGATCGTTTTTACAAATCTAAGTGGACtggacataaaacaaataagttgtgcCACAAAAACCCCTTAAGGATTgtgttttttcaactcattttaaataagtacactgtaaaaaaagtggaCTTAACTCAAAATTTTCAGGCAagaaacttcaggacatttttactttatctttaatcaagtcatgtgcagtaattgggttgaaagttgagtcaactcaaaaatgtcctgaggTTTGTTGCCCTAAAATTTTAGGTTGAGTCAAACAAGCAGCACAAGTCATATTAGTGTAGCTGCTATCAATTTAGAAACGAAACTATAAGGtataatgttaattaaatatttaactgCTGTTTCTGCAGAAACTATGATTAGCATGGTgaatttgattgattttatttactaaatttatttatgtacagtgcttagcatatataagtacaccactcacaaatctatcttttaaattcatatttttaataggaagctgtacaatattataaatgtgcatataaattagattagtcagtactgaagccaaacctgaagcttatctaacaaaataacttatgataacggtccaaaaactagtacagccaaatttatatgttatagaagaatattacatacaaattttaaaaaagaggagttttgtaggttgtaatttatttttgcaatgttttgcttgaatttaattttattatcgttcaatttctaaatatattttgtgactaaaatattttttatatattttaaatatttttatcatattttaataaacatatctgtttaataattctgttttgtttaaaagcaccaaaatacattgcctatattcactgagaaatgaagaaaaatattcattttcaaaatggtttGTACTCaactatgctgagcactgtatacgtgtgtgtgtgtgtgtgtgtgtgtgtgtgtgtgtgtgtgtgtgtgtgtgtgtgtgtgtgtgcttaattCCTACAGCTAATTTTACTGTTACAAATTGCTgtaccttaaatttttaagttgaagcAAGTGAACCCTATTAgtcattaatttacattaaaattacaaagagttagaaatattattaactttaataagttaaaataaataaaaatatgttatgACTTATTGATcaaataatgtttacaatgtaagcCAATTAGTGTATTAGCTACCTctgtcattaaaaaaagtgaCAGAACAATttaagaagctcgctggttcaatcctcggctgggtcacttggcatttctgtgtagagtttggatgttctccctgtgttcacgtgggtttcctctggtttcccccacagtcccaaagacatgcgctatagatgaattgaataagctaaattggccgtagtgtgtgaatgagtgtgtatgggtgtttcccagtgttgggttgtggctggaaaggcaactgctgtgtaaaacatatgctggataagttggcggttcattccgctgtggcgacccctgataaataaagggactaagccgaaaatgaaataaattaatgaaaaaggttttatttgtattaagtATATAGTGATTGACATATATAGTGATTGATCTTTCTAAATTGTAAGGATAAAAGCTTCACTTTTTTGAACGTCAGAATTTTGTAAttctaataaataatgaaatctcTGATTCTGTGAATCCCCTTAGCTGCATTCTTAGAAAGCCTGTATTATTTTATACAATGGCTAATACTTGATCTTCAAAGCTCGATTATTTGCCACTTCATTATGAATCACTtgttagaaaaaaaaagcaaattgtGTCACAGTGACAACAGAAACCcaacaagcattttttgtttttaaaagatgtcttatAGAAggttaatagacatctaaacatagtcgtcttggctaaaacaaggctaaatttgggctgtcagtgaaaatataaGAGaatctatttgatgactagtctagttgtGGTcttttttcactgacagcccaagtttagccttgttttagccaagctgtctgcatttagatgtctattagacgtccattaaacacaattgtttgctgggaaaTGTCAATTTCAATATGCTATAATAACATctgtaattgatttaaaaaataaataaataaataaataaataaaaaagaaaatttctACAATATTTCTTTAAAGAAATGCACAGTAATTGTAATTGTAGAAAAGTACAACAACTGTCACTGTGACATTAAAAATCTCAGCTGTAATAACTTCAGTAATTGATTTTTCTTCTGCATATTCATATGAAAATATGTTGGTCTAAAAATATCTGATCATCtcaatacattttgtttttgtttttaaaagatgtctaatagacatctaaacatagtcgtcttggctaaaacaaggctaaatttgggctgtcaatgaaaatctaatagacatctaagaataggccaaaacaaGACTAGtccttaaataaacagaaatgaatgactacacatataaagtctgtctatttgatgactagtctaaattagggctattcttagatgtctattagattttcactgacagcccaagttcatccttgttttagccaagctgtctatgtttagatgtctattagacatctattaaacacaaaattgtttgctggggaaTGTTGATTTCAATATGCTATAATAACATCTGTAAttgatttggaaaaaaaaagaaaatttctacaatatttctttaaagaaatgcacagtaataactgttttattatttaatcaagcTATTTTGTTCTAGCCTATGCTATAACACTGAAAGTCCTTGATCATCTGAAAACTTTATGAACACATTTTGTTGTAATTGTAGAAAATATGACAACTGTCACTGTGACATTAAAAAACGTCTATCTCAGCTGTAATAACTTCAGTAATTGAtttgaaaaaaatgcacattaatTCTCAGTCATCTGTATATTCATAAGAACATAAGTTGTTCTAAAAATATCTGATCATCTGAACACATTGTGTTGTAAAGACTGTAAACAGTGGCACAAAAATGTCTAATTCAGTGGGAAAATACACATTAAGCCTTCTATTTGTATGCTAACACTGAAAAATGAAACACAATCAAACAGGAATCTCATGCATGCTAATAACTTCAACAAACTTCAAGCACACTCCTCATAAAATCTCATTTGTTCCTCCAGGACTGTGAGCCGTTTGAGAAATGTTGTTCAAATGTTTGCGGACTCAAGAGTTGTGTGGCTGCCCGATACATGGACATTCAGGGCAGGAAAGGTCCAATGGGAATGCCGAAAGGGGTCACCTGCGACAAATTCATGTGCACCCAGCAGGGTTCAGAGTGTGAAATCTGGGATGGACAACCAGTGTGCAAGTGTAAGGACCGTTGTGGACGTGAGCCCTTTTTCACCTGTGCCTCAGATGGCATGACTTACTATAACAAGTGTTACATGGACGCAGAGGCTTGCACCAGAGGCGTCACCCTCACTGAAGTCACCTGCAGGTATCACTTTAGCTTGTCTAATACCAGCCCTCTCCCAGTGGAAACCACTGCTCGGCCCACCACTGCTCATCCCATAACTACTCCCATGGACATTCAACGCCCTGCCATGCTCAGCAAACCAGCACACCACTTTGTATTTGTGGGCGAAACGGCCAGCTTCCTCTGTGAGGTGACGGGAAAACCAAAGCCGGCAATTACATGGGAAAAGCAGATCGAAGGTAAAGAGAACACTGTGATGAGACCCAACCACATGCAAGGGAACATAGTAGTCACTAACATTGGCCAGCTGGTCATATACAACGCTCAGGTCCAGGACGCAGGTATATACACCTGCACGGCCACAAACCAGGGCGGGTCCGTGCAAGCACATTTCCCCCTTTCTGTAGTCCCTAGAGAGCAACTCAAACCAGTGCTGGTCATGAATTCCACTCGTCTACCTGCTGAAGAGTGCCTGAAAGCACCGGACATGGATGACTGCGGAGAGGAGAGTATGAGATGGTACTATGAAGCCAAGCGCAACAACTGCTTCACTTTCACGTACAGCCAGTGCAACAAAAACCGAAACCATTTTGATGCCTATGATTCGTGCATGCTGTCCTGTGGAGCAGAGCTCGCTGCACCTTGCTCCCTGCCTAGTGTGCAAGGTCCTTGCAAGGCTTACAAGCCACGCTGGGCTTACAgccatgcactcaaaaaatgccaGTCATTTGTTTATGGAGGCTGTGGCGGCAACGAGAACAACTTTGAAAGCAAGGAGGCTTGTGAAGAGATGTGCCCTTTTCCCAAGACCCACAACTGCAAGCAGTGCAAACCCCGGCAGAAGATGGTCCCCAGCTTCTGCAAGAGTGACTTTGTGGTTTTGGGTCGCATTTCAGAGTTGACGGAAGATCACGACTCCGGACATGCCCTCATCACGGTGGAGGAGATCTTGAAGGATGAGAAGATGGGGCTGCGGTTCTTTGGGCAAGAACCTCTGGAGGTGACGCTGCTCAACATGGACTGGAACTGTCCCTGTCCGAACATAACGAGAGCCGAGGGACAGATGATTATCATGGGGGATGTTCACAATGGCATGGCCGTGCTTCAGCCCGACAGCTTCGTGGCCACTTCCAGTGTGCGGCGTGTTCGCAAGCTCCGTGAGATCGTCAACAAAAAGACTTGTGACGTTTTGAAGGAGTTCAGCAGCACAAAGTACTAGAATATTCCAATACCCGAATCTCTGGACATCCTAGAGCAGGGTTGCCAGATGCTGCCTCTGGAGTGTATTTTCCCTCAGCAACCAACACACCCGCCTTTAAGTTTGTAGGAATCCTAAAGATCTTGATTAACTTCAGGTCTTAAGTTAAGTTCTAAAGAAGATGATCCTTCAGGAGCAGTGTATATACACTCTTGTCCTAAACCAGAGGTATCCAAACCTGTTTCTGGAGGGCCGATGTACCTCTAGAGTTTAGCTCTTAACATCTTTTTGAAAAATATTGGTACGACCTCCACATGACAATAACAGCCTCCAAAATGATTCAGAGCTATGgaaatccacatgaggtggttttaaATGAGCAAGTATTTCAAATATTACtaacgtaaacattagctgagcagcttacaGCGCAAGGCTTGATTGACAGGGACATCACTCCTGTTGGTATCGTCAATCTGGCAATCTGCTTTGCGTCGAGTTGTTAGTGGAGAGTCTGGCTTACAATAAACCTCTCCAATATTTCAATTTGGACTGCTATAGCTAGTTCAATCTGAcatgctgcacctttaaagaAAATTGTAAGTTTTTCACTCATGATAACAACTTTTTGGTGTTATTATGCATTCAACTCGTAAATACGATTTATCCAACAGGACTTGAATGCATGATAAACTGCAGAATAGCAGCCCTCCAGGGGCAGTAATGGACACCCTTGTCCTAAACAAGGGCTATCCAAACCTGTTTCTGGATGGCTAGTGTTTAGCTCCTTAGGGTCCTCAGATTAGGTAGGTGTACTGAATCGAAACTGCAGCTTAGCAGGCCTCCAGGAGCAGTTTTGAACATGTCCTAAACCAACGTGCCTGCCTCTTATAACTGTATTTCTTATTGAAACAGGCTCACTTAAAACTTGACTTGTAGATTCTACAATCATATCTCATGCTTCTGACTCAGCATGGAGATGCTTGAATTATCCAAGGAGAGATAAAATATGTGAATTACACTGTTTGTATGACACACAGGCATACGTATATGCTAGCTGATTTCTTATGAAAGTATTACCTTATTTACATCTACATGTCGTAGTGTAAGTCCAGTTATTTTAGTTTGACTAAAAAGCCACAAATGTACTATTTAACTCTTTCTAACTGTCTCAAAACAAATGCCTCGCAGGCAGCCACTGAACTTTTACTTTCGGTGGAAACAAGTTGTTAAATATTACTAACCTAAAACTTTATTTATGCCTTGTGAGGATTTGATTAAAGCTGATGTGTGTAATTTCTTTCAGAATAGGCAGAATAAACACCATGTTAACATGCAGATGAAATTCTAAGCAAACTATTTAGATGAAAAGTGCAAATTAAAGTTCACAATGCTAGATTGTTCAAGTACAACATTTGCTCAACCATACTGGGAAATCCTAGTAGGATTTATTTGTCTAACGAATTGAAGAACGTTCAGGAAAATTTCATTTCATGTTGTAGTAAGAAaattacacacttcacctttaattATGAAGCCATGTCATTCTTAAactaaaaacatgacatgttaaaTACTATTGCACCTTATTTTAATTCATAGTCTTTTGTGCTGTAATCATTGTCCGTTGTACCGTCTATTTATGCATTACTACCATAAATTGAAACAAAGGTAGTGCTACGTACTTTACAAAGTACAttacatgttgtttttgttgttttctttgtcAAACCATACAATGGCAAACATATAATGAgattataactattattttatGAACAGTTGAAATGCATTAAATGTTTATGGAACACCAGAGAGACGATTAAAGACATTTCCAATCAAACCCAGGAATTGTTCTTGTTTGCGATACTTTCCACAACTTGCAAGCTTGTGTAGCATGTGGTCTCTGTGAGACTTTTTTTGAATGTGCTTTGACCCCCAATCCTGAGGAATTCTATTGTCAGTCAGTCCTGGCCTACAATCTGGAACAGTTGGGCACTAATCTAAATATCCCCCAAGTCATCTATAGTATACCCTCCGAAATTAATGGACAAAAACTGTCACTGAGGTGGCTGTTGTACTTTTAGGCCACACTATGCACCCTAAGATACTAACCCAGTCACagcttttataacttttttttttctaaccatGTAGTTAAAGCTCTGTTGTTTAGCATCTCAAACTCGTGTTTAAAATATCAACTACATATAAATGTTCTGCAGGTTATACAAGCAAGCTTGCGTCTTTGTGAGACGTCGGGCTTTGATAAGGAGGGACATACTTTATGATAGTGATCCCACCCTCAATCCTGATGGATTCTATTGAACAGTTGGGCACTAATCTGAATATCTCTTAACGTCATCTATagtatactctcagaaataaatgtacaaaaactgtcactgagttggtaccttttcaaaaggtgctTTTCTACTTTTAGGTAACACTATGGACCCTAAGATACCAACCCAGTAACAActtttgtaacttttatttttatttttgattatgtgGCTCTGTTGATTAGCATCACAAGCTCATGTTTAAATCGTCATCTACAAATTATCCACAAATTATACAAGCAAGCTTGCGTGGTCTCTGTGAAATGTTTTTGAATAGGCTTTGATAAAGAGGGACATACTCTATGGTGGAACAGCCATCCTACCCCCAATCCTGATGGATTCTATTGTCAGTCAGTGCTGGGCTTGAATCTGGAACAGTTGTGCACTAATCTGAAGATCCCTTAAAGTCATCTACagtatactctcagaaataaatgtaccaTCACTGTCACTGCTGTGGTATCTTTTTAAAAGGTGCTGTCGTACATTTAGGTAACACTTTGGACCCTAAGATACTAACCCAGTCAcagctttttaaacttttttttctaaCCATGTAGTTACAGCTCTGTTGATTAGCATCTTAAACTCGTGTTTAAAATGTCATCTACATCATTGTTCTTGTTTGTGAAACATTCCGCTTGCATAGTATGTGCTCTTTGTGAGAAGTTTTTGACCGGGCTTTGATAAGGAGGGACATACTTTATGATAGAAGAGCGATCCCACCCCCAATCCTGATGTACTTTATTGTCAGTCAGTCCTGGCCCTGAATCTGGAACAGTTGGGGACTAATCTGAACATCCCTTAAAGTAATCTACagtatactctcagaaataaatgtacaaacacTGTCACTGCAGTGGTAACTTTTTAAAAGGTGCTGTTGTACTTTTAGGTAACACTTTGGACCAATCCAGTCACAGCTCCTGTaacttttatttctatttctaacCATGTAGATACAGCTCTGTTGCTTAGCCTCTCAAACTCATGTTTAAAGTGTCATCTACATCATTGTTCTTGTTGCGAAACTTTCCGCTTGCGTAGTATGTGGTCTTTGTGAGAAGTTTTTGAACATGCTTCGATAAGGAGGGACATGCTTTATGACAGAAGAGCGATCCCACCCCCAATCCTGATGGATTCTATTGTCAGTCAGTCCTGGCCTTGAATCTAGAACAGTTGGGCACTAATCCGAACATCTCTTAAAGTCATCTATAGTTTATACCCAgaaataaatttacaaaaactgtcactgaggtggtacctttttaacTGATGCTGTTGTACTTTTAGGTAACACTTTGGACCCTAAGATACCAACTCAGTGACGGCTCCTGTAACTTTTATTTCAATTTCTAACCACGTAGTTGCAGCTCTGTTGATTAGCATCTCAACCTCGTGATTAAAGTGTTATCTACATCATTGTTCTTGTTTGTGAAACATTCCGCTTGCATAGTATGTGCTCTTTGTGAGAAGTTTTTGACCGGGCTTTGATAAGGAGGGACATACTTTATGATAGAAGAGCGATCCCACCCCCAATCCTGATGGATTCTATTGTCAGTCAGTCCTGGCCTTGGTTCTGGAACAGGTCACATTCCAGCTGTTCTTTGGTGGGAAGTGTTGCGGCTAAGGGGGATGAGGGGGGCAGTCTGATCCCTTGTGTTGTGTCTGGGACTCTCTCCTCGGCTGCAGAGCTTTCATGTGAGAATCATCGCCTCCCCCCAGCGCTCTCATCTCCCCAGCTCCAACTCCAGCCAAGCTGTGACCCTGCATGGGAGGGGAGCCAGCACACACACCACTCTCTGTTTTAAAGACACGGCTTTGAACTTTTGACTGGAGCTGGATGGGAGGGAGAGGGCTAACACATGCTTTTTCCCTAGGGTGGGCCTCCGATGGCTGCTACCTCAGGCTGGCCGACAGGGCCTCATCCATGACCCCGTAAGAGGCTAATGAAAGGAATGAAAAGAGCGAGGGAGAGAATCAGAGATAGGATAGGCTGGGGGGTGGATGCTGGGAATGTGGAGTGGGGAAGTTTCATTAAAACTGTTGACAAGTGTCAAGTGAAGCACTCAGGCTCAAGTTCAACAGGCATAAAAGAGAGTTTGTTGTTTCCTAGTTGGCTAAACGCTAGTTACAAACTCACTGAGCAACACTGTAAGTGCATATTTGAGATTTGGACGTGTAAGGACTGGGTGTTGAAAAGAACATGAGATGAGGGACGTGACCTCTAAACTAACTATGATTGTTACAGCTCTGTTTATTAGCATCtctaatttaaatcattttaaaacacctGTACAAGTTGGTTTTCTAGTTTGCTAACCACTACTTATGAATGCTGAAAgatgactatttttattttattttattaagcactattattgtttttattaagttcATGTGGTCAaattttagtgtttattttgctagcacacattgttattttttaggtgaacGATTGTCCATGCATttgtttggtaatcttcaatcaaattatGCGTGGTGGTTATCCGCTGTcattgcgatctccagcagttgatcttcttgcacagacatggtagatctattccttggcagttcccaggttcttcactgggccttttaCCCTTAGCAAAAAAAACTTTCTAAAGATGTCTGTTTTACTCagtttgctgcttgtgggttaaatttgggcgctcaagcaaagtccctttaaggcaagtcatttcacttggcggtcatctttgaaacacctcgggcagtatgctcgggcattctgtttaaatgggAAACACCAAATTCTACAAAACTGCTTACgaagcttacgattgaatttcatattaggaatcaccaatacaattaaacaacaaatgtctctttagtttattttctaaacgtccgaatctcacaaaatctgcagaaactcacgtctggtccgagcccctttcccagagtatcgtcagtctatagcgattgatgattggctcctgtactagaaggtgggctttattggccatatagcgatcaatgattggctcctacTAGAGatggctttattcaccatattgactgttacacttttttccccattcaaaacaccACGAgtaacatgtcttgtgtattctagagtctttggctCAAGTGACTGATGCAAGCgggagaatatggtcatttttctaaataaaacatttttcaaaataaaagactgaaataataaataaaatggaaataattcatgatttcttgtgcggtCCAGTACCAATTTATGGCCCGGTAgttgaggaccactgatctaTTGTATACTCTCGGATTAACAGCTACAAAAACATTTGTAACTTCCGTTTCTGAAAACTTCAgggtatatttaaaatgtaatttacattACAAGAGTTTTCTAGTTTGCTAAACTTTAGTTATGATTGTTGGATGTTCACTAAGCAACACTGTAACTGCATATTTTAGATTTGGAGAGCAAAATGTACATAAGGACTGGCCATTGAAAAAGACCTTAA from Danio aesculapii chromosome 3, fDanAes4.1, whole genome shotgun sequence harbors:
- the wfikkn2a gene encoding WAP, Kazal, immunoglobulin, Kunitz and NTR domain-containing protein 2, translated to MWWMLFPRWIWFLLGQLFCVSRLDLRARAMPMTLSKVVYSHAGMCPNEMNPNLWVDAMSTCARECESDQDCEPFEKCCSNVCGLKSCVAARYMDIQGRKGPMGMPKGVTCDKFMCTQQGSECEIWDGQPVCKCKDRCGREPFFTCASDGMTYYNKCYMDAEACTRGVTLTEVTCRYHFSLSNTSPLPVETTARPTTAHPITTPMDIQRPAMLSKPAHHFVFVGETASFLCEVTGKPKPAITWEKQIEGKENTVMRPNHMQGNIVVTNIGQLVIYNAQVQDAGIYTCTATNQGGSVQAHFPLSVVPREQLKPVLVMNSTRLPAEECLKAPDMDDCGEESMRWYYEAKRNNCFTFTYSQCNKNRNHFDAYDSCMLSCGAELAAPCSLPSVQGPCKAYKPRWAYSHALKKCQSFVYGGCGGNENNFESKEACEEMCPFPKTHNCKQCKPRQKMVPSFCKSDFVVLGRISELTEDHDSGHALITVEEILKDEKMGLRFFGQEPLEVTLLNMDWNCPCPNITRAEGQMIIMGDVHNGMAVLQPDSFVATSSVRRVRKLREIVNKKTCDVLKEFSSTKY